A stretch of the Bombyx mori chromosome 12, ASM3026992v2 genome encodes the following:
- the LOC101739503 gene encoding mediator of RNA polymerase II transcription subunit 17 yields the protein MANSVNISIEAPIENQIQEITYDGQEIYQAPLSMSENLARLAQKIDFSKTEDEFCNIKKEGESSSDTKSDEDNKDQSYQSSLWPWDSVRNKLRSALTEVSVLADVLNIAKEKRYMVLDPVQPEKVESRPMVQVYGRKKALSAAAAVLQAGMERLRASETMRMARNMPDFHIDLLRLRQNWRLKKVSNTIIGDLSYRTAGSKFSQTGVFEVTKAPEEQIAQAMSMNTGGPPPSALRVTVPPELQGVAFISVLCQKEQEEVVTATLSASALSCTAGEGELHWQQRLEAAQNVLFCKELFARLAAEAVQLDASIPHMVVGNQIMATVLPGIQLLIGLCHNNGQTNANANVEGVKTEGSSSSGKSDHDHVLEHSLHQLLRAVHHANTHHPFPHPATGPLGPSKRRCLAGPMAADRYELLDMSKEQSLLEQIIQQAQHFFMRRRSEYVLDTIAKEVKDPLIVSHWNALNSPTQSCVKINIMAHGYDAVCRTSLVVHVGEKTLKCICRDGKVRHLSYELQELRDLIYCQIYQHQMTAVQAVGRCMGWQLLASSAHLGSGPVEPLGNASSCLLASPNGDRMIAIRCEPSVGIQVFIAQSPRKDFFSSELVQDKKWENLGGAFKEIKLDKMEGKNFLNKMELLMACLSSPS from the exons ATGGCAAATTCAGTGAACATATCGATAGAGGCACCTATAGAGAACCAAATACAGGAGATTACTTATGATGGGCAAGAGATTTATCAAGC ACCTTTATCGATGTCAGAAAATCTGGCAAGACTAGCACAGAAGATAGATTTTTCAAAAACAGAAGATGAGTTCTGTAACATCAAGAAAGAAGGTGAAAGCAGTTCTGATACTAAATCAGATGAAGACAACAAAGACCAGAGCTACCAGTCCAGCTTATGGCCCTGGGACTCTGTTAGGAATAAGTTACGGAGTGCCTTGACTGAAGTTAGCGTTTTGGCGGATGTACTGAATATTGCTAAGGAGAAGAGGTATATG GTGCTTGACCCAGTCCAACCTGAAAAAGTTGAAAGTCGACCCATGGTTCAAGTCTACGGACGGAAGAAGGCACTGAGCGCCGCCGCTGCCGTCCTTCAAGCCGGCATGGAACGTCTCCGGGCCAGCGAGACCATGAGGATGGCGCGGAACATGCCAGATTTTCACATAGACTTGCTTAGGTTACGTCAAAATTGGAGGCTGAAGAAAGTTTCTAATACAATCATTGGTGATTTGAGCTACAGAACTGCTGGTTCTAAGTTCAGTCAGACGGGTGTGTTTGAG GTAACAAAAGCGCCCGAGGAGCAGATAGCTCAAGCGATGAGCATGAACACAGGAGGTCCCCCGCCCTCCGCCCTGCGCGTCACCGTCCCGCCAGAACTGCAGGGCGTCGCCTTCATATCCGTCCTTTGTCAGAAAG AACAGGAAGAAGTAGTGACTGCAACGTTGAGTGCTTCTGCGTTGAGCTGCACCGCAGGCGAGGGCGAGCTGCACTGGCAGCAGCGGCTGGAAGCGGCGCAGAACGTGCTGTTCTGCAAGGAGCTGTTTGCCAGACTGGCAGCCGAAGCCGTGCAGCTGGACGCCTCCATACCGCATATGGTTGTCGGGAATCAGATCATGGCCACA GTGCTGCCCGGCATCCAGTTGCTGATAGGACTCTGTCACAACAACGGACAGACCAACGCTAACGCGAATGTTGAGGGGGttaag ACGGAGGGGTCCTCGTCGTCCGGCAAGTCTGACCACGACCACGTGCTGGAGCACTCGCTGCACCAGCTGCTGCGCGCCGTGCACCACGCCAACACGCACCACCCCTTCCCGCACCCCGCCACCGGACCCCTGGGGCCCTCCAAGCGACGCTGCCTCGCCG GTCCCATGGCGGCCGACCGCTACGAGCTCCTGGACATGAGCAAGGAGCAGTCCCTGCTGGAGCAGATCATACAGCAGGCCCAGCACTTCTTCATGAGGAGGAGAAGCGAATACGTGCTCGACACTATCGCTAAAGAG GTGAAGGATCCGTTGATAGTGTCGCACTGGAACGCGCTCAACAGTCCCACGCAGTCCTGCGTCAAGATAAACATCATGGCACACGG GTACGACGCGGTGTGCCGGACGTCGCTGGTGGTCCACGTCGGGGAGAAGACCTTGAAGTGCATCTGCAGGGACGGGAAGGTGCGGCACCTGTCCTACGAGCTGCAGGAGCTCAGGGACCTCATCTACTGTCAG ATATACCAGCACCAGATGACGGCGGTGCAGGCGGTGGGGCGCTGCATGGGCTGGCAACTCCTGGCCAGCAGCGCGCACCTGGGCTCGGGGCCCGTGGAGCCGCTTGGGAACGCATCCTCCTGCCTACTCGCCTCGCCAAACG gaGACAGAATGATAGCAATAAGATGCGAGCCTTCTGTGGGAATTCAAGTGTTTATTGCTCAATCACCAAGAAAAGACTTTTTCTCGAGTGAACTAGTGCAAGACAAGAAGTGGGAGAATCTTGGAGGTgcctttaaagaaataaaattagacAAAATGGAGGGAAAGAACTTTTTAAACAAAATGGAGTTGCTTATGGCCTGTTTGAGCAGTCCTtcgtaa
- the Rsf1 gene encoding repressor splicing factor 1 isoform X1, producing the protein MSSGGTRVYVGGLVEGIKKEDLEREFDKYGKLNSVWVALNPPGFAFIEFENLQEAEDACSAMNGTEMLGATLKVEISRKRDGPRRGGFRGRGGGNFRGGRSFGGQGGGRFNNSYGGGGGRPYNRNGDGYGSSGGGGGGGGGGNYRSRSPLSRY; encoded by the coding sequence ATGAGTTCGGGTGGTACTCGCGTGTACGTCGGCGGTCTCGTCGAGGGAATCAAGAAGGAAGATCTCGAACGCGAGTTCGATAAATATGGAAAACTAAACTCAGTTTGGGTAGCACTAAATCCCCCAGGTTTCGCTTTCATAGAATTTGAGAACTTGCAGGAGGCGGAAGATGCGTGTAGCGCGATGAATGGTACTGAGATGTTAGGCGCCACTTTGAAAGTAGAGATCTCTAGAAAGCGGGACGGGCCCCGCAGAGGTGGGTTCAGAGGTCGGGGCGGCGGTAACTTCAGGGGTGGTCGTTCATTCGGAGGTCAGGGAGGAGGCAGGTTCAACAACTCATACGGTGGCGGCGGCGGCCGGCCGTACAATCGTAACGGAGACGGATATGGCTCCAGCGGCGGCGGTGGTGGTGGCGGCGGTGGCGGCAACTACAGATCTAGGTCGCCGCTGTCCCGTTATTAA
- the Rsf1 gene encoding repressor splicing factor 1 (The RefSeq protein has 2 substitutions compared to this genomic sequence): MSSGGTRVYVGGLVEGIKKEDLEREFAKYGKLNSVWVALNPPGFAFIEFENLQEAEDACSAMNGTEMLGATLKVEISRKRDGPRRGGFRGRGGGNFRCGRSFGGQGGGRFNNSYGGGGGRPYNRNGDGYGSSGGGGGGGGGGN; encoded by the coding sequence ATGAGTTCGGGTGGTACTCGCGTGTACGTCGGCGGTCTCGTCGAGGGAATCAAGAAGGAAGATCTCGAACGCGAGTTCGATAAATATGGAAAACTAAACTCAGTTTGGGTAGCACTAAATCCCCCAGGTTTCGCTTTCATAGAATTTGAGAACTTGCAGGAGGCGGAAGATGCGTGTAGCGCGATGAATGGTACTGAGATGTTAGGCGCCACTTTGAAAGTAGAGATCTCTAGAAAGCGGGACGGGCCCCGCAGAGGTGGGTTCAGAGGTCGGGGCGGCGGTAACTTCAGGGGTGGTCGTTCATTCGGAGGTCAGGGAGGAGGCAGGTTCAACAACTCATACGGTGGCGGCGGCGGCCGGCCGTACAATCGTAACGGAGACGGATATGGCTCCAGCGGCGGCGGTGGTGGTGGCGGCGGTGGCGGCAACTAC